CGGGGCCATGAGTTCGAGCGTGATGTTGACGGTGTCGCCCGGTGCGGCGCTGGTGCGGTCGGCCCGTGCGGAGAGGACCTCGTACCCATCGAGCCCGTAATCCATATCAACCGTGAGTTCGATGCCTTCGAGCGTGACCTCTTCGAACGGGTTTTGCGTGACCGCGCCGACGAGTTGTGCGACCATGCCCGCCGCGGCGTTCGCGCCGCCACCGACCGCCTCGGTCTCAAGGTCGATCGACCGGTCGCCGGAGAATGTCGCGACGCCGTTGACACGCACCGTGTGCTCCATCGGAGCGCCCTGGATCGTGGTGATGCTCTGTTGTACCACGGCCGCGGCGAGCTGGGCCGTCAGCGTCGGATGGTTCAAGACCTCGTAGTTGTACTCACGCGACGGCTGGCCCTCGATGTTGACCGTGACTTTGACAGGTGCGGTCTCGAAGTCGCGCTCGTCCGTGCCAGCCACCGCGGCCTGCTCGTCCTGCAGGATCGTGCCCGCGATGGCGAGCGTCCCGCCGCGCTTGTAGCTGATCGTGCGGAGCGAGACGATGAAGTGGACGTAGCCGGTCGCCATGGGGATGGCCGTGACCCCGACACCGTCCATCGCGTGGCCAAACGCGAGCACCGTGCCGTCGGGCAGGACATCGGTGACCGTGCCGATGCCCATGAGGTCGGCGTCGCCGGTGGCGAAGGGTGTGACGAGCGCCGAGCCGGGCTCAAGCTCGACGTCCTCGGTCTCGAACCCGCGCGGCGGCGTGCCGCCCAGCGCCTGCGGGTCGGCGGCGAAGGGCGCGATGCCCATCGGCGCAAGCGACGGCGCGAGCAGCGCCGCGATGTCGTTATTCGCGACCGACATCGGCACCATCATCCGCGACGCCAGCCCGCGCCCGTCGGGGCCGGCGGGCATCCGACGGGTCTGCCGTGCGCTCGCCGGGGTGATGCCCTCATATAGATCGCGTGTCAGTTCGAGCTGCGTCATCTGGTGCGTGCCCAAGCCAAGCGTTGTGCCCGCTTCGACGAGTCCATCCATCAGCGCCAGCCCGCCGCCAGCCGGGGGCCGGTAGCTCATCTCCGGCCGGTCGTCTGCGTTCGCGCGCTGGCCGACCGCGCGCATGTGTTCGATGGGCTGGACGCCGACGACGCACTCGTTCGTGCTGCCGTAGCCGAACGCGAACGCGCCGATGAGCTTGCCGCCCTCGCCGATCACGTGCTCTTCGCCGTCGTCGTCCCAGAGATAGATCGGCGAGCCCGACATCCCCTGCACGGGGCCCGTCCGGATCATGCGCTCGTCGGTACAGCGCACCCAGATGACCGACATACCCGGCGTCTCGTTCGCGTTGATCGACACGACCTCGACGTTGAACGGCTCGATCTGTGTCCCGTGGAACACGGTCATCCCATAGCCCTTCATGCCGACGACGACCTCGGGCACGGTCAGGATCGGCTGGGGCTCGGCGGGCGGCCCGGCGGCCGCGCGGCAGGCGGGCAGCGCCACGAGCAGGCAAAGGATCATCGCAACAACAAGGCCCGGACGGCTGGGGGCAGGGTTCTTCATAAAAGCAGCGTATGTCGGCGGGAAATGATTGACAACCACCCGCCCGACTTGGATACTTAGGGGAGATAAACGCTGCCGCCGCGGTGGTTTGGGTCGACCGTTTGATTGACGGCCCGCCAGACCCCCGCCACGGCACCGATCCGAGCCCGGCGAACCGGGCCCGATCAGTCGGCGCACCCCCTGCGCCGATCGGGAATATCCAATCACCCCTTCCCGCCGGTGCCCTCATGATTGAACAAGCCGCCGAAGTGCTCGGCTACCGTTTCAAAGACCCGTCGCTCCTTGAGGAAGCGCTCACCCACGCCTCCTCCGCCGGCTCGCGCCGCGACTCCAACGAACGCATGGAGTTCTTCGGCGACGCCATCCTCGGCAGCGTCGTCTGCGAATACCTCTACCACACCTTCCCCGACCTGATGGAAGGCGACCTCACCAAGATCAAGAGCGCCGTCGTCAGCCGACGCGTCTGCGCGATCATCAGCGAAGCCATCGACCTCTCGGGCATGCTCAACCTCGGCAAGGGTATGGCCGGCCGCAAGGGGCTTCCCAGCAGTGTCGCCGCGGCTGTACTCGAATCGGTCATCGCCGCGATCTACCTCGACGGTGGGCTCGAACCCACACGCGATTTCATCCTCGCGCAGCTCAAGCCCTACATTCACGAGGCCGCCGAGTCGGCGCACCAGCACAACTTCAAGAGCGTGCTCCAGCAGATCGCGCAGAAGCACCTGCCCCACAACCCCAACTACGTCCTGCTCGACGAGAAGGGCCCGGACCACGCCAAGGCCTTCGAGGTCTGTGTGCAGCTCGACGGCCGAAACTTCGGCTCGGCTTGGGCGAACTCAAAGAAAGAGGCCGAGCAGCAGGCCGCGCTCAAGGCACTGCTCGAACTCGATCTCGCGACGAAGCACCCGGACACCGAGCAGGTACTGATCGAGGAGGTCGACGAGGCCGAGGATTTCGCTCAGCGGCTGGTGGTGGAAGAGATTATCGACGAGTTGGTCGAAGAGGACGAGGACGCAGGCGAAGTCGCATAACAGCTTGCAGTGC
The sequence above is a segment of the Phycisphaeraceae bacterium D3-23 genome. Coding sequences within it:
- the rnc gene encoding ribonuclease III; protein product: MIEQAAEVLGYRFKDPSLLEEALTHASSAGSRRDSNERMEFFGDAILGSVVCEYLYHTFPDLMEGDLTKIKSAVVSRRVCAIISEAIDLSGMLNLGKGMAGRKGLPSSVAAAVLESVIAAIYLDGGLEPTRDFILAQLKPYIHEAAESAHQHNFKSVLQQIAQKHLPHNPNYVLLDEKGPDHAKAFEVCVQLDGRNFGSAWANSKKEAEQQAALKALLELDLATKHPDTEQVLIEEVDEAEDFAQRLVVEEIIDELVEEDEDAGEVA